From one Labeo rohita strain BAU-BD-2019 chromosome 8, IGBB_LRoh.1.0, whole genome shotgun sequence genomic stretch:
- the LOC127169515 gene encoding uncharacterized protein LOC127169515: MLRGHICRPYTKQCVFLVTVSPPASFTCVHEIHSDEDIKYLRSQTYNYRWSVMDHHKEGVSLFYICFSSSIAVGLFIMTAAVIMTNIRSRTKDLSHLWSYTLMTDAPVPVITVYQQIEDREHVIVMCSFGKRFIESSFQLSVDREQNYTLKNPVCIAYEVCVFNITVRPPVSLTCIHEIITFRNESYLQSEAYVLDHYDGVSSSYIGFFSFIVVGVVIMTAAVIMTTIRSNAKDSNGDYVDV; encoded by the exons ATGTTGCGGGGACACATATGTCGTCCATATACAAAACAATGTGTGTTCCTGGTCACAGTGAGTCCACCTGCTTCCTTCACTTGTGTGCATGAGATACATTCTGATGAAGATATCAAGTACCTGCGCAGCCAGACCTACAATTACAGATGGTCAG TCATGGATCATCATAAGGAAGGAGTATCTTTATTCTACATCTGCTTTTCGTCCTCCATTGCTGTTGGTCTCTTTATCATGACTGCAGCAGTGATCATGACCAACATCAGGAGCAGAACTAAAG ATTTATCTCATTTATGGTCCTACACTTTAATGACAG ATGCTCCAGTGCCCGTCATCACAGTGTACCAGCAGATAGAGGACAGAGAGCATGTGATCGTCATGTGTTCGTTTGGAAAAAGGTTTATTGAGAGCTCTTTCCAGCTGTCAGTAGACCGTGAACAGAACTACACCCTAAAGAACCCAGTATGCATTGCAtatgaagtgtgtgtgtttaacatCACTGTGAGGCCTCCTGTTTCTCTGACATGTATACATGAGATCATTACCTTTAGAAATGAGAGTTATCTGCAGAGTGAGGCCTACG TCCTAGATCATTATGATGGAGTATCTTCCTCCTACATTGGCTTTTTCTCCTTCATTGTTGTTGGTGTCGTTATAATGACTGCTGCAGTGATCATGACCACCATTAGGAGCAATGCAAAAG ATTCCAACGGTGACTATGTGGATGTCtga